Part of the Mus caroli chromosome 1, CAROLI_EIJ_v1.1, whole genome shotgun sequence genome, AGAGGATTGCAGATGATCAAAGGCAGGAGCacttctggaactttctggatTAGATTTGCAATCCTAATATGTCTTTAAGTTTatgtgtctcttctctccttcatgTTTCAAATTAGTTCCTTCCCCtttttttatatttgcattttcagGTATAATGTTTATGCTTgttgattttaaaaaaggaaaggaaaaaaatgttggtTGAGGGCAACGTgagttggggtgggtgggtgttagTTCTGACCCACAGGATTCTTTCAGAATTTTCCAAGCtaagtttctctccctttctcctttcttctccaaattCCTAGCATATTTACCACAAATGATAAAATCCACTCAAGCAAAGGAGGCACAGAGGAGGCCCTAGTTAGGGTGTGGGACCTTGGACTCCAACCCCAGCACACAAAGAGGGCTACGCTGATGTTTTCACCCCCGACAACCACTTTCGATGACCATGGGTCCTTTTCCTGTAGAAATATCTAAATatgcaatggctgctcttccagaggtcctgagttaattcccagcaaccatgtggtggctcacaaccatctgtaacaggatctctgtgccctcttctggggtgcatGAAGACTTCATactcagatacatacatacatacatacatatatacatacatacatatatacatacatacatacataaatgttttttaaaaagtggctgtAAAATGCAGAAGGCAAAGCTTCTCTTGGCATGCAGAGTTGCCAGGGCTGCGGAGAGGCATAGAGCAGAAGTTGGCTGGGGGGAGGgtagggtttgggggacttttgggatagcattggaaatgtaaatgaggaaaatacctaataaaaataaatttaaaaaaaaaaacatgaggggctggtgagatggctcagtgggtaagagcacccgactgctcttctgaaggtcaggagttcaaatctcagcaaccacatggtggctcacaaccatccgtaacaagatctgactccctcttctggagtgtctgaagacagctacagtgtacttacatataataaataaataaatctttaaaaaaaaatgatgcctcattaaaaaaaaaaaaaaagttggctagGCTGCAGCTGAACTGTCACTGCCAAACTCTCGGGAGCCTACTTGGTTTGTCCAAACTTTGCAAATAAAACATCTAGTAttaaccctgcctcgaaaaaccaaaaaaaaaaaaaaaaatctagtatttCTCTAAGGGGCTAGGGAGAGTCTGAGAGTCTGCCCATCTTTATGCACACTGTGAGAGATTTAGGGTCCACATTCCATGCCCTCTCAGGTTCCCAAGTTTAGGATGCCTTTAGTTTTCTGACTGGTTCTGACAAGCACCCAGTGCCCACTTACActgtgcctgcctcagcctcagtttcctgcaCAGCAAGGGCCCAAGCCATCTCCTTCCCATCCTGACAGGCCTAGATACATAATTTATCCTGCCCAGTGTAATGCAAAATCCAGGTGCAAGGTGTGGCGGTACAGACCCCAGCTTTTGAGAGGGGatggcaggaagatcatgaattcaaggtcatttttggcaACTTAccaagtttgaggatagcctgggctacacaaggacctgtctcaagcaaacaataacacctaaataaatagataactaAATTAACTAGTTAAAATAAGTCACTTAttcaaacaacaggaaaaaaaaaactattagtcAGGGTACAAATGTAATAAGACCAGCTTGGTTGTGCACGCTTACAGTGTAGcactgagacagaggcaagaggatcttaaGTTTGAGGACACCGTGAGCCATACAGCCAGATtctggggaaagagggggaggggagaaacaaTAAAATCCGAAGTGTTTCcattcttccatctctttccatgtgtgttttcaattttctatttaatgtcattctaaataaagaaaagtaagccaagcatggtgacagGGAcgctgtgatcccagcacttgggaggcagatgtgggaggaccACGGCCAGCTAGTTAGTgcacagctacatagtgagggtCTACAAATGGAGTTAGGCTACATAATAAGGCtgggactcaaagggagaaagaaaggaagagagggagggagggagggagggagggaaggaagggaggaaggaaggaaggaaggagagagaaaagaaaactaaatcacTAGGCAGTGGtgggacacgcctttaatcccagaacttgggaggcagaggcaggtggatttttgagttcaaggccagcctggtccacagagtgagttccgggacagccagggctacacagagaaactcttgtctcaaaaaaaccaaaaaaccaaaaaaaaagaaaaaaaaaaaggacccgtTTGTTTTTGTATTGCGCAATGCCGGTGTTGCTTGTTTGCGGTCCTGAGCATTGAACCCAGTAGTTGAACATGCTAGGGAAGTACTCTATCATTCTACCATtaagctatatctccagcccttatttatttattttattctatttatttatttatttaaatttgagaCAGGGATCCACCTTCAggatataaatttattatatgaCAAGATCTGTCTCATAAAACATGTTAAAGATTACAAAAGTCAGGTCATTAAGATGAAGTCAAGTCATTAAGATGACGTTGGCGTGTTGAGCCCGAGGGGCCCTTCTGACCTGGGCCCTTGGTGGCCTCACAGGTCTCACGTTTTGTTTGGAGAACTCTGGCATCCTGGTCCACTTTCCTGAACTACATATAACTGGGATGGCAGTGGGGCAAGGGTCAGGCCCTCCAGCCTCACTGCTGGCTGTTCCTCTATCTGCTAAGTAGCTACAGAATTCTCTATTTGTGAGCAAACCTGCTGTCTGCCATCTTTGGGCCTCAGACTTGCTTCCTCTACCCTAGTGGCTTCCAAAGATGGTCTCtggaccagcagcagcagcatctgaaGTGGTTAAAAGTGTAATTTTCAGGGTTGAGATGTagcctgtttggtagtgtttgcTTAGTGAGCCTGAAGCCATGTATCCCACCCCTGGCACCATAGAAAGCAGGCGTGGAAACcgacacctgtaatctcagcacttgagaggtagagaggCTCGAGGGCCGGAGTACATGATCACCCTTGACTATCTAGTGAGTGTGAGGTTAGCCTGGGGTATGTGAGACTAAgtaaagagcaaaacaaaacatgtcgATGTCGAAGTGCTTGCCTAAGGGTGTCCGTGGACACAGAGATCCTAGAGATGTGAGGCCTACAGACATGGAAGAGGATTGACCTGACCCCAgaccctctctctgccctgcagGTATAGCTTGTACACCCGAACCTGGCTTGGATACCTCTTTTACCGACAGCAGCTTCGGAGGGCTCGGAATCGCTATCCCAAAGGCCACTCCAAAACTCAGCCCCGCCTCTTCAATGGTAATCTCTGTCTGCCCCTGGCCAGCACCCCACCTTGCTCCCTAcgctcacccccacccccgcgcctacttcccttctccccctgacCCCTTCAGTGGGCTTCCATCCCGCCCCagcctctctgtctgcctctcccagGAGTGAAGGTGCTTCCCATCCCTGTCCTCTCGGACAACTACAGCTACCTCATCATCGACACCCAGGCTGGGCTGGCAGTGGCTGTGGACCCTTCAGACCCGAGGGCTGTGCAGGTGAGGGGACAGGGAGCAGGGGCGCTGGGGGTCACTGCAGGGGACTGCCAGCTTTTGCTTCCAGTCTGGGGTTGGTCCTGGTTCCCCTGACTATGGGCTATGTTGCATCTGGGTGAGCATCCATCTCTCATACAGAAACACCACACCCCTTAGAGCATGGGGGACGAGTGGGTGTCCTAGGCCTGCAGATGAGagtagagcagagcagagggtgGGTGGCTTCTAGGACTTGGTGGCAGTTCCAGTCTGCATTTTACCCTCTTTTTTACCCTGgtgtacattctttttttaaaaatatttatttatttaatattcgtgagtacattgttgctgtattcagacacaccagaagagggcaccggatctcattacagatggttgtgaaccaccatgctgggaattgaactcaggacctctgaaagagcaatcagtgctcttaaccactgagccatctctccagcccctcttttttcattcttatttgtatatttacttattttgggggaggggtatttgtcctctcttctgttcttccccccccccccatccctgcccTAGACATAGTCTTAGGGAGTAGCCttagctggtctagaacttgctatgttgatcaggccccttcctccccagtgctgggattcaaggcatgtagCACCGTGCCTAGTATAACATTTTTTCCCATTATACATATgggcatggtgtgtgtatgtatggtgtgtgtgctgtggcatgcacggggaggtcagaggtcaccttaTGGTTATCTCTTTCCACTATTATGAGGATTCTGCTGATTGCTGATGGgatttacccgctgagccacctcaccagctttctttcctctctgacctctgtcaGTACCTGGGCTTCTTCACTTTTCCCTTCATGTTCATAACAcgccccgcccccccgccccccgccctgtgtacgcatgtgtgtgtgtgtgtgtgtgtgtgtgtgttatatgataGTAGGACTAGAACCTAGGCTATTTGTCAATGTGAGTGAATCTGTGTCAACTCCTGATGTcccccccttccctgccccatccTGCCCCATCCTCATTTGCTGGATCTCTGCTCTTCCAAGTCTCCTTTGCCAGCTTCTCATTCCCTAGCCCATCTCCTGCCTTGACCCCGTCTCTCCAGCTATCTTTCCCACACAGCCCTAACAAGACTTAGAGCATCTCTCCCTCTGTATACTACCTCCACCATCAgtgtctcttctctccccaggCTTCCATTGAAAAGGAAAGAGTTAACTTGGTTGCCATTCTCTGCACCCACAAGCACTGGTAAGGGGCTGGGAATGGTGCAGCTACAGTTAACAGCAGTTTTCCTTCACAGGTTGGGCTCAGAGGGAACAACCTGGGAGATATCAGGATGTTTGGGACCTACCTTCTTCATAAAGTCACTTGGGCACCAGCAGAGGTAGAGAGACAGGCTGAGTCACCTATGGCCCTTAGCAGTTTGAAGGCTCAGCAATGGGCAGGCATTATTGTGCTCCATTCACAGGCAGGTAGTAGGTACCGACAGAATGAGCACCTAGTTAGTTAGTGGGTGGCTCAGCGTACAGAGGTGGGTGTGGACAGATCCACTTGGGGGAATCTGAGGATGACAACTGGAGCTCAGAGTCCAAAAGGGTCATGGGAGCATAGCAAGTTGAGGGGTGGCGTAAAAAGGGAAAAGGCTTGAGCCAGGGGTTACTTTAGGGAAGGAGGGAGTCCAGGTACAGTTGCCCTTTGAAGTGCCCCTGTCCTCATCTCTGCCATCCCACAGGGACCACAGTGGAGGGAACCGTGACCTCAGCCGGCGGCACAGGGACTGTCGAGTGTATGGGAGCCCTCAGGATGGTATCCCCTACCTCACCCAGTAAGTCCCCCACCCAAACATAGATGGACAtcacctgcctcctgccttcaTCCCTCCAGGGTGTCAGCTGCTGGATCTCTGGTGACACCGTGCCTAGCCATTAGACAGCTAAGTAGAACCCCCGTAAAAATAAGAAGACTGCATGAGCCAGCTATGGTCAGAAGAGAAAGGCTGTGATCTCAGCCCCTGGGCACCCGTGCCTTCTCCCTGTTGTAGAAGTCCCCCTCCTATAAGACACCCAGCCTGGCATGGTGCCAGAGACCAACATGACAGAAGCTTGAATGCCTCTCTTCTCTGTTGTTTTGTGCCCTAGCCCCCTGTGTCATCAAGATGTGGTCAGCGTGGGACGACTTCAGATTCGAGCCCTAGCCACCCCTGGCCACACTCAAGGCCATCTGGTCTACCTGCTGGATGGGGAGCCCTACAagggtccttcctgcctcttctcagGGGACCTGCTCTTCCTCTCTGGCTGTGGTGAGTTTCTGCAAAAGAGAGGGGAACAGGGACAAGAGGGAGAGACAAAGGCCAGAGTGGCCACCATTCCATGTCACATTTGGAACTGTTGTTTTCCATCATTCAATGGCTCAGTAGCAGGCCTCTCTGCTCGTGTTGCCTGACTGTTCTCCAGATTCTCAGAGGGGAAGGACCTAAGGAGAGGGCACTTTAGGCAAAGACCCGATGGGACACGAATTTCCACTGGGTGGGACCTGTTTCCCTAAGACAGTGACTGGGAAGAAGAGAGCATGGGCAGTGGAGGATTCCTAAGTGAGAAGAAAGTAACCGTGGGTGGATTCCCAGAGAGCAGCCAAGGCTAAGGCTGTCTTGGAGAAAAGAGCATGTCTGCCCACCAAGTCTGGACCACAGGAGCTCAGCCTGGAGACGGCAGCCTTGCCCTGCACTCGggcactgtgtgtgtctgtgtgtgtctgtgtgtgtgtgtcgggggtggggtggggaagggggatcACATCAGCTCTGCCAGAGGGCCGAGCTCCCATGAAGAGGGAGTGAGAAAGCTGCCCAATCTGGTTCTTAACCCTGCCTTTGTGTACCTTATACCATACTGTGTCCTCCTTGATGATCCCACTTGATCCCAATGTAGGACGGACCTTCGAAGGCACAGCGGAGACCATGCTGAGCTCACTGGACACTGTGTTAGACCTGGGGGATGACACCCTGCTGTGGCCTGGTGAggtgcccctcctcctcctcccaggcccTTGTTTTGCCTGGCACCTGAACCCTCCCAGTCCCTCACTTTCCTAGAGACTGGCAAGCTCAGCTCATGGCCCAAAGGTCACGCAGCCGATCCACGGGGCTGTGGAGGGGGAGCAGACACTTACCTTTCTCCTGGGACGTTAGACTGGCTCTGTGACGTCCATGCCTCACACACCACTGTCCCGTTCCCCAGACAGACCTTGGCCGCTTGTGACCCCTGAGGACCCAGAGTCCTGGAGAGATCTCTAATTGTTCAGATAACTATGGTCAGCTCCCCAAACAGAAAGTAGCATTTGCTTATCAGAGAAGACTGTAAATCTGGTCCACATGTACTGATTGGCCTGAATTTGATACAGAATATGCACACACCCCATATCTCCCCCAAATCCTCCCCTAACcatccaacttctttttttttcctttcttttaattttttttctgacgTGTTATTGTCTTCTCCGTTTGCTAAATGACAAAACTGTGGCTTAGGCGGGTGCCAGGTCATAAATGAAGTATGCTGGGCAGAGTTAAGAAGCTAACCATGGCCTCACAGCTCCAAAGCTAGTGATTTTCCCCATGAGCCCTAACCACTGTccaaactgcctctgcctccccctctcccccagcaAAAGTGTCCGTGGTTGGAAATCACCTTTGGTGATTCCAAGAGCCTCgcccccgaccccccccccctttgctgGATAGCTGTGGGCCTGGGCCTTGGAGTAGAAAGGCTATATGACCTCACCACCCATCTCTTTCCCCGTGGTTTTGGCTAGGACATGAATACGCAGAAGAGAACCTGGGCTTTGCAGGCGTGGTGGAGCCCGAGAACTTGGCTCGTGAGAGGAAGATGCAGTGGGTACAGAGGCAACGGATGGAACGCAAGAGCACAGTGAGACCTGGGGGATggtcagggtggggtgggattaggggtggggtgggatggggtgggatgggttgGGATGGGGTAGGCAGACATCCCTGCATTGGTGCCTTTCCAGtttctatccacccacccatccctgtGCCTCTTGCTCTGTAGTGCCCATCCACCCTGGGAGAGGAACGCGCCTACAACCCATTCCTGAGAACCCATTGCCTGGAACTACAGGAGGCTCTGGGGCCAGGGCCAGGCCCCACCAGTGATGACGGCTGCTCCCGGGCCCAGCTCCTGGAGGAGCTGCGCCGCCTGAAGGACATGCATAAGAGCAAGTGAATAATAACCCTCGCCCACCCCAGTCCAGGCTCTCCCAGCAGAGGGGAGGCCACCCACCGCCCACACCTCACCATCCTCTTCATCActaataccaccaccaccaccattggtGCCCTAGGCAGCACTAATCCTCCAGACTGGCCAGGGAGGGCAGAGCCCAGGCAATGGGACCTAGAGGAGGAagcactgggaggctgagaccCCGCACAGTAAACAGGTGGTGTTTAGGGCAAGAGGAAGGAAGCACCTGAAACGTCTCCAGACTTGGCTACCTTGGAGggtctgcctcccctcccccacccatggACCAATAGCCAGATCATGAAGGCTGCAGTTGGCTCCTGCTCCAGAGGCCACACTACCACTAGAGCCCTAGAACCCAGGAGAAGGGAGTCCTGAGCAGGCTAGTCTATCTTCCACCTTCCCCCATGCAGGGTTGTCGGGGAAGCTCACCCCAAAAATGATCTAAAATGTGGTGCCTGGGAAAGTGGTCATCAGCCCGGGCGGCCAGGCTCTGGGTGACTGAGACTCTAAGCCCCGCCCTACCTACCTTGCTGAGACATTGCCAGGCAGAGCCATTCCTAAGAACACCTAAGGACTGGAAGCCTGGTTCTGGCCCATCCCTGCCTCAGTGGATGTCCTGAAGGCCAGAGAGAGAGGTTCCTGGTTGCCAAGGAATCTTCTGCTTCAGGCCAGGGAGTCACAGGATGATGGCATACAGAGCCACACACCACGCACATCTGTTCTGGGTCTGCCACTGTCCCGGGTCCGCCTTCCCAGGGGAGAGTGAACTGTGGTCTGCCTCAGAGACCTGCTTCTCCGTTCCGCCCTTGTTCTTAGGaatccctgcctgcctgctgtctcaCTTAACCTCCCTTGCTCtatcctccctttcctctctgagtcaTAAAAGACTGACCTTTCTTCCAGCCTGGTACTCATCCGGCTCTTTGCAGTTTGCCAAAAACCTTCATTCCCACGTCATTTCCCACTGGATCCCAGGGCCCCCTTGCTGTCAGTGTGCAGAAAGCAGAGGTCTGGGAACAGGAAGCTCCAGTGAGTGGCAGCTTCCAGGACCTCAGGCCTGGGCATACCCCACTGCTCATCCCCCTCCAGATCTGCTTGTCCTCTGGTCTCAGGTCAAGGGCCCTTTGTGGCCACAGGAGCACTATGGTCGTTTCGCAAGCACACCTTAGGTGAGTTAGCCAGGAGCCACAGCTTCCACTGGGCTGTGCAGTGCCCTCTGTTGTTCCTCtgagatgcccctgcctcagtttcccctctcatCTGGCTTCGGCTGCCCTCTCCAGGCCCAGcctttggaactcactctagcaATACCACCAGACTAGTTAGCCTTCCCGGCCCCCAAGACACTCGCAGTTTCATGCCTTTGTGCCTTTCGCTCATGCGGTTTCTTCAGCTGGAATGCCTTCCCGCTCCTGCCGCCTCCTCTGCCTGGCAAACACCTATTAGCCTCTCCCAGGCCCCTCCCCCAGGAAGGCACCCTTCACCCCTCTCTTCCAGGCTACCTCTGCACCTTGTAAATGCTTCTCTCGTGGCACCTATCACACCGTACTTTACTTGTTTACATGTTTGTCTCCCCTTCTAGACTGTGAATCCTTAAGGGCATGGACTGTATCTTATGCATCTCTGTATTTCTGCGCCTAGCacggtgcctggcacacagtaggcgcTCAATAAATGTTGAATGAATGATTTAACCAAGGTCTGAGCTCTCAATGGCTGATCTATGCTGCCCATGGGTAGCAACAGCAGAGAATCTGCTCACTGTTTCCTGACTCCATTCTGAGTCCCTTAACTCTGGGTACTGCGTGGGGAAATCTCTGGACAGGAAAGGCTCCAAGAACAACCCAGAAAAAATGCCTCCACAGCCTCCTTCCACAGCCCCTGTGCTTTGGGTTCAGAGTTGGCGATGTGTGTCCCTGGGTCCTTCCCCCAGCTTGAGACACACAGGATACCACTAGCCACAGACCAGCCAGGAAGAGCACTCAAGGGACACAACCTTGGCCCCAGCTTGtctcttttgttctgttctgttctgttctgttctggtttggttctgttttgttctgttttgttttgtttttcaaaacagggtttctctgtgtagccctggctgtcctagaacttgctctgtagaccaggttggcctcaaattcagag contains:
- the Pnkd gene encoding probable hydrolase PNKD isoform X2; this encodes MAWQGWPAPWLWVSGCWLLFFAFVLLLSPRGCQERRGFRGLLMTRSQRLLFRIGYSLYTRTWLGYLFYRQQLRRARNRYPKGHSKTQPRLFNGVKVLPIPVLSDNYSYLIIDTQAGLAVAVDPSDPRAVQASIEKERVNLVAILCTHKHWDHSGGNRDLSRRHRDCRVYGSPQDGIPYLTHPLCHQDVVSVGRLQIRALATPGHTQGHLVYLLDGEPYKGPSCLFSGDLLFLSGCGRTFEGTAETMLSSLDTVLDLGDDTLLWPGHEYAEENLGFAGVVEPENLARERKMQWVQRQRMERKSTCPSTLGEERAYNPFLRTHCLELQEALGPGPGPTSDDGCSRAQLLEELRRLKDMHKSK
- the Pnkd gene encoding probable hydrolase PNKD isoform X3, with amino-acid sequence MGYSLYTRTWLGYLFYRQQLRRARNRYPKGHSKTQPRLFNGVKVLPIPVLSDNYSYLIIDTQAGLAVAVDPSDPRAVQASIEKERVNLVAILCTHKHWDHSGGNRDLSRRHRDCRVYGSPQDGIPYLTHPLCHQDVVSVGRLQIRALATPGHTQGHLVYLLDGEPYKGPSCLFSGDLLFLSGCGRTFEGTAETMLSSLDTVLDLGDDTLLWPGHEYAEENLGFAGVVEPENLARERKMQWVQRQRMERKSTCPSTLGEERAYNPFLRTHCLELQEALGPGPGPTSDDGCSRAQLLEELRRLKDMHKSK
- the Pnkd gene encoding probable hydrolase PNKD isoform X1 translates to MAAVVAATALKGRGARNARVLRGILSGATANKASQNKTRALQSHSSPECKEEPEPLSPELEYIPRKRGKNPMKAVGLAWYSLYTRTWLGYLFYRQQLRRARNRYPKGHSKTQPRLFNGVKVLPIPVLSDNYSYLIIDTQAGLAVAVDPSDPRAVQASIEKERVNLVAILCTHKHWDHSGGNRDLSRRHRDCRVYGSPQDGIPYLTHPLCHQDVVSVGRLQIRALATPGHTQGHLVYLLDGEPYKGPSCLFSGDLLFLSGCGRTFEGTAETMLSSLDTVLDLGDDTLLWPGHEYAEENLGFAGVVEPENLARERKMQWVQRQRMERKSTCPSTLGEERAYNPFLRTHCLELQEALGPGPGPTSDDGCSRAQLLEELRRLKDMHKSK